From Eubacterium sp. 1001713B170207_170306_E7, the proteins below share one genomic window:
- a CDS encoding alpha/beta hydrolase translates to MLKLDPKYFEATDGARIYYYSTPRNLDTRAALIIVHGMAEHAVRYIEFADFLYRRGIIVYAIDQRGHGMTGTFDGTLGYFDDVDGWQRITEDVHDLTDRVREENPDLPLFILGHSMGSVVTRTCLIDFGGLFKGGIIVGTTMGVSKAVRSFGKALAKAEIAKYGPTHPSELLTKMSFGGYNKKFAPNRTEYDWLSVNAQNVDAYLKDPLCGFTCTSAFFYDLFTGLDYTNDPRNIFRMPADLPIYLLSGGSDPVSSMGKEVRALYQRFKKADMKDVSMTLYPGKRHEILNETNRREVYQDILSFIQKHF, encoded by the coding sequence ATGCTAAAACTTGATCCCAAATATTTTGAAGCGACCGACGGCGCCCGGATCTACTACTACAGTACTCCGCGCAATCTGGATACCAGAGCCGCCCTCATAATTGTTCACGGAATGGCCGAGCACGCCGTCCGTTATATCGAATTTGCCGATTTTCTCTACCGCCGCGGCATCATCGTCTATGCCATTGACCAACGCGGCCACGGCATGACCGGCACCTTTGACGGTACCCTGGGTTATTTTGACGACGTAGACGGCTGGCAGCGCATCACCGAGGACGTCCATGATCTGACCGACCGCGTGCGTGAGGAAAATCCCGATCTGCCACTGTTTATTCTCGGACACAGCATGGGCTCTGTCGTTACACGCACCTGCCTCATTGACTTCGGCGGTCTGTTTAAAGGCGGTATCATTGTCGGAACTACCATGGGCGTCAGCAAAGCTGTTCGGTCCTTCGGTAAAGCCCTTGCCAAAGCAGAGATCGCCAAATATGGCCCGACGCATCCCTCCGAGCTGCTGACCAAAATGTCCTTTGGCGGCTACAATAAAAAATTCGCTCCCAACCGAACCGAGTACGACTGGCTATCCGTCAACGCCCAGAATGTGGACGCCTATCTGAAAGACCCGCTGTGCGGCTTTACCTGTACCTCGGCCTTTTTCTATGACCTCTTTACCGGTCTGGATTACACCAACGATCCGCGCAATATTTTCAGAATGCCCGCTGATCTGCCCATTTACCTGCTTTCCGGCGGCAGCGACCCGGTCAGCAGCATGGGCAAGGAGGTTCGCGCGCTGTATCAGCGTTTCAAAAAAGCCGATATGAAAGATGTCTCCATGACACTGTACCCCGGAAAGCGCCACGAAATCCTGAACGAAACGAACCGCCGGGAGGTTTATCAGGACATTCTGAGCTTTATACAAAAACATTTTTAA
- a CDS encoding patatin-like phospholipase family protein encodes MNKPGLVLSGGGSRGSYQIGAYRALRDNGIEICAVVGTSIGAINGAYIAQGDLDLACDVWEHIDYHTVFAETRGLLMDVEPLRALLNETIDEDAVRRSPIRYGLTTYNLSDMKMEYLFIEDIPKGKLVDFIMASSNVPIFKRVVIDNKRYLDGGVYDPLPRKMLYDTGCHNMITVMIDINPISASDRVKYESLDELRITHSADLGHFLSVDPAVIRQNYDMGYYDALRALSHYEGGYYYLIPKNYRSVPLARAFNKKDIRPLIQDQTARSILKGGMTLRRLFVHLTLTRYWKSAYAMTWNELFTACAELTGELLSIPRYNALTLYELIKQILNSTDFIEASDSYQKHDHASLGELIFTGQTDFIRKEYVSVALAENHPAITALLPALILAVPDVVIAALFLKVIKNRRRTQC; translated from the coding sequence ATGAATAAACCAGGCTTGGTCTTATCTGGCGGCGGAAGCCGCGGCTCCTATCAAATCGGGGCTTATCGGGCATTGAGAGATAACGGTATTGAAATCTGCGCGGTTGTAGGCACCTCCATCGGGGCCATCAACGGCGCCTATATTGCCCAGGGCGATCTGGATCTGGCCTGCGATGTCTGGGAGCACATAGATTACCACACTGTCTTTGCCGAAACCAGGGGGCTGTTAATGGATGTGGAGCCTCTGCGGGCGCTCTTAAACGAGACCATTGATGAAGACGCTGTAAGGCGCTCCCCCATCCGCTATGGCCTTACCACCTACAATTTGAGCGATATGAAAATGGAGTACCTTTTTATTGAGGATATCCCAAAGGGGAAGCTGGTAGACTTTATTATGGCCAGCTCCAATGTCCCCATTTTTAAACGAGTGGTAATCGACAATAAGCGCTATCTGGACGGCGGCGTTTACGATCCGCTTCCCCGCAAAATGCTCTACGATACCGGCTGCCATAACATGATCACGGTCATGATCGACATCAACCCCATCAGCGCCTCAGACCGTGTGAAATACGAAAGTCTCGACGAGCTCCGCATTACCCACTCCGCCGACCTCGGCCACTTTCTGAGCGTGGATCCGGCGGTGATCCGGCAGAATTACGACATGGGCTATTATGACGCCCTGCGTGCCCTGAGTCACTATGAGGGCGGCTACTATTACCTTATTCCTAAAAATTACCGGTCGGTGCCTCTGGCCCGGGCCTTTAACAAAAAAGATATCCGCCCTCTGATACAGGACCAGACAGCCCGTTCCATCCTCAAGGGCGGCATGACCCTTCGGCGGCTGTTCGTTCACCTCACCCTGACCCGCTATTGGAAGTCTGCCTATGCCATGACCTGGAACGAGCTTTTCACAGCCTGTGCCGAGCTTACAGGGGAGCTCTTATCCATTCCCAGGTACAATGCCCTTACGCTTTACGAGCTTATTAAACAAATACTCAACAGCACAGATTTTATCGAAGCCTCTGACAGCTACCAGAAGCATGACCACGCGTCGCTGGGTGAGCTGATTTTCACAGGCCAGACTGACTTTATACGAAAAGAGTACGTATCCGTAGCCCTTGCCGAAAACCACCCGGCGATTACAGCCCTGCTGCCAGCGCTGATTCTGGCAGTGCCCGACGTGGTCATTGCCGCCCTCTTTTTAAAAGTCATTAAAAACAGAAGGAGAACACAATGCTAA
- a CDS encoding class II glutamine amidotransferase, translating to MCELYGMTGDTPVRANSMLKEFYAHSPRHPHGWGIRYFDKDGDASMCKEAVSAHSSLVLPQLLSHEIKASALIAHIRFATIGSIAEHNSHPFITRDNTGREWTLAHNGNIYSGMELLPYLDTQAGETDSERVLLYLTNAINEAASKASRPLDAVQRAALLEKKLAAIAKRNKLNLLIYDGETYYVHTNIIDTLYSSRGDGHICFSTHPLSKNGYHWQKVPLARLFAYKGSQLIYAGQSHGHIFKPAKLPEHDSGSFVI from the coding sequence ATGTGCGAACTCTATGGAATGACCGGCGACACCCCTGTGCGTGCTAACAGCATGCTTAAGGAATTTTACGCCCACAGCCCCAGACACCCCCATGGGTGGGGAATCCGCTATTTTGACAAGGACGGTGATGCCTCCATGTGTAAAGAAGCTGTCAGTGCGCACAGCAGTCTGGTTCTGCCGCAGCTCCTGAGTCATGAGATCAAGGCCTCTGCTCTTATCGCCCACATCCGCTTTGCCACCATCGGGTCCATTGCCGAGCACAACAGCCATCCCTTTATCACCCGGGATAATACCGGCCGTGAGTGGACACTGGCCCATAACGGCAACATCTATTCCGGTATGGAGCTGCTGCCTTATCTGGATACGCAGGCTGGTGAAACCGACAGCGAGCGCGTGCTGCTTTATCTGACCAACGCCATAAATGAGGCCGCCAGCAAGGCCTCCCGCCCTTTGGACGCAGTTCAGCGGGCAGCTCTGCTTGAGAAAAAGCTTGCCGCCATTGCCAAACGCAACAAGCTTAATCTGCTTATCTACGACGGTGAAACCTATTACGTGCATACCAATATCATCGATACCCTTTATTCCAGCCGGGGGGACGGTCATATCTGCTTCTCCACCCATCCCCTTTCCAAAAACGGCTACCACTGGCAGAAGGTTCCGCTGGCCCGGCTTTTTGCCTATAAGGGCAGCCAGCTTATCTACGCCGGGCAAAGCCACGGTCATATTTTTAAACCTGCCAAGCTTCCAGAACACGACTCCGGAAGCTTTGTAATATAA